The Shewanella pealeana ATCC 700345 genome contains the following window.
CTCGATATCTTTTTGATGTTAAGTCATCAGGTATTAGATATTAGGTATTAGGTATAGGTTTGAAATTGTCGACTTATCGCTAGCAGACAACAGGGACTGACCATGTGTAATAGGGTGATTTGGTTATTAACGCTATCTTTTGTAAGTTTGTTTTTTTCAACCTTTAGCTTCGCCTTAGATAGTTTGAGTGAAACCCAGCTGAAGCAGAAAGGGCTAGAGTTTGTTGCAGCGAAAAATGCCAGGCAGAGGCTTGATAGTGGGGTCGATGATATCGACCATTACCTTAGCTTGTTATCAGCTAATTTTATCGATGAGTATGTCCACTACAAGGTGACATTTTCTGCCGATAAAGCCAAATTACGCGCTCGTTTGCTAGAGAAAATGAAACATCAAACCTTGGAAAATCAAGTGCAGATCCAGCAGATGATAGTCGGGCCTAACGTAGTCGTAATAAAGCTGGTAGAAAAAGGCAGAATTACACCCACAGGTCAGAGTCTACCGCTGGATATCGATCGTCTCAGTGTAATTAGCTTAGAGTTTGATAAGCATGGGCTTATTAATCATATCCGTCGTCATGGCGAGTCGCTATGAGCCTGACTTTTTGTACTAGCCCTGTTCTCATGGCTGAACGCTAACTTGAGCACGGCTAACATAGACACTGCTAACTTGAACTCAACTAGCTATACTACGATTGCGGCCTGGTCTTTAGCCGTTGCTAGAGCATTAAGCGTTAGCCAAATAGAGCCAAAGTCGCTATTTCATCGAGTTGGTTTAGATCTTGACGCACTGGAAGCGCAGCCTAGTGGTCGAGTCGACATAGATAAAATGACTCGACTCTGGCAAGCGGCTGAGCAGGCGTCAGCATCGGATGCCTTTGGTCTAACCGTTGGTCAATATGCCTTTCCCATGCATTTTCACGCTTTAGGCCAGTTAATGATGAGTAGCGACTCATTAGCGCAGGCCTTTGAAGCACTGCCTGAATACTCTGCACTGGTGAGTAATAGTGGCCAGATCCGCTTACAGCGCACACCTCAGTGGCTTGGATTTACCATTAGCCCGTTAAACGGGGTTGAGATCAGCGAGCTCGCTATCGATGCATTTTTTAGTAGCTTGATGCAGCAGGGTAAGCAGATGGTCGGCCATCGCCAGTTTGTGCGTAGGGTGGAGTTAATGCGTGGTGCGCCGAAATCAATTCAGCCTTGGCAAGACTGCTTCGGTTGCCCTGTTGTGATGAAGGCGGCAGATAATTGCATGTGGATGGACAGGAGCATGCTAGAGCAATCGGCGCTGACTAAAGATCCCTTATTGGCCGAGTCTAATGAACTGGCCGTGCGGCAATATCTCGATAATATGCGGGCATTGAGTTGGCGACAGAAAACCAGCCAAGGGATCCATGCAAGTTTACTTAATAAAGAGCCTACAGCGGCGAAAATCGCCCAGATGTACAATATTAGTGAGCGCAGTTTAGGCCGTTACCTACAGCTTGAAGGAACGGGGTTTAGAGAGTTACTTAAACTTAAGCGCCAAGAGTTAGCACATCACTATCTAGTTAACACCGATATGCCGATCAACACGTTATCCGATATCTTAGGCTATAGCAGCGTAAGTAACTTTACTCGATCATTCAAATCTTGGCAGGGGAGCAGCCCTTCGCAATATCGTCAAAAAAGCCGCACGTTTACTGGCTAACATTTGCTGGTTTGAAAGCGAAACTTATACCCCGCTTATATCGTTGCAGAGAGAGTTGGCGAAAAATGATAACTACAATGTTGGTAAAATGTAATAACTTGGTTCGCAGTGATTAACAATCGAGCTTTTACATATGCTAATAAAAACAAAAAGACAGCCACTCAAGCCTTATTTGGTTGGAGGCGTCACCGCGCTCTTGTTACTGGGATGTCAACCTGAAACCACATCGCCAAAACTTTCCTCGTCAGTCGCTGATAGTGCGGGCTTTACACCAGCAAGTCCCCACACTATTGAGGCAAACCAGCGCCTCTTGTCTCAGCTTCCCTTCGACGATATTCAAGATTTTGAAGACGCCAATCGAGGCTTTATCGCTAGAATGCCGGAGCTTAAGGTGCGAGGCACAAATGGTGATATTATTTGGGACAGAACCGCGTACGACTTTATCGAGGGGGATGCACCTAAGAGTGTTAACCCTAGCCTTTGGCGCCAAGCGAGCCTTAATAATATCGACGGCTTATTTGAAGTGACCAAGGGCGTCTATCAACTTCGGGGCTTTGACTTGGCCAATATGACGGTGATAGAAGGAGAAAAGGGCTGGATCATTGTTGACCCACTTACCACAGCCGAAACGGCGAAGCTTGCCTTCGAGTTTCTCAATAAGACATTGGGACCGCGTCCAGTCTCAGCAATTATCTTCACCCATAGCCATATGGATCACTTCGGCGGCGCACTCGGGTTATTAACTGAGGGAGAGGTATTTTCTGAGGCGGTGGATATCATTGCACCCGCAGGCTTTATGCATGAGGCGACCAGCGAAAACGTTACCGCAGGGACCGCCATGAGTCGCCGCGCCATGTATATGTATGGTAAGCAATTACCACGTTCGGAGCGTGGCCATATCGATTCGGGTCTTGGTAAAGAGCCCGCATTTGGACAGTTTGGGATCTTGAACCCGACCTTAGTCGTCGAACAAGATTCATCTATGATGATTGACGGAGTGCCATTCGAGTTTCAAATCGTTTCTGGCTCAGAAGCGCCTGCCGAATTTACCTTCTACCTGCCTGAGCAGCAAGCCTATTGCGGCGCTGAACTCGTCTCTAAGAACATGCATAACCTGTATACCCTGCGCGGTGCTAAGGTCAGGGACGCGCTGACTTGGAGTCGTGCAATTGATGAGGCATTAATGGCAGAGCGAGACACCAAAGTCTATTTTGGCAGTCACCATTGGCCTATTTGGGGCCAAGAGAGGGTTAATGACTTCTTAGCAAAGCAGCGAGATACCTATAAGTATATTCATGACCAAGCTGTACGAATGCTCAATGCTGGACTCACCCCAGCAGAAATTGCCGAGCAAATTAAAATGCCACCATCGCTTTCTAACACATTTGCTAGTCGAGGCTATTACGGAACGGCTAAGCATAATGCCAAGGCGGTGTACCAAGCCTATTTAGGTTGGTATGACGCCAACCCTGTTAACTTAGATCCTCTGCCAGCAACCGCAACCGCCATTAAGTATGTTGAGCTGATGGGGGGCGCAGACAAGGTGATAGCGGCAACGCAGATGGCGGTGGACTCAGGAGAATATCGCTGGGCAGCCGAGCTGATTAATCACTTGGTGGTTAGTGACGCTAATAACGATGAGGCAAAGGCACTACTTGCACATATCTATGATCAGTTGGGTTATCAAGCGGAATCCGCGCCGTGGCGAGATGTATATCTAACTGCTGCTTATGAGTTACGCCACGGTAGCCCTGAAAAGGGTATAGATCTCGCCTCGATGAAGCAGATATTGCTGCAATCTCCCGTTGATAACTTTATGCAGTCGATGGCAACGCGGGTGATTGGGCCTGAGGTTTTTGGTGAGGAGTTTGTGCTAAATATTCACTTTACCGATCTTAATAAAAATTATGTATTAAGCCTTAATAATGCAGTGTTGCATCATAAGCTCGCCCCTAAGTCTGATAAGGCTAACGCGACACTCAACATCAGTCACGAGCTGTTTGTCGACCTCATCATAGGCAATGCAGGAGTGAAAGAAGTACTGTTCTCTGACGAGCTTGAAATTGAGGGCAGCAAGCTGGATCTGGTGAGTTTCTTCTCCTCTCTCGATAAGCCCAAGGGCGTGTTTAATATTGTGACGCCCTAGCTTGTCACATCATAGTTGGAGCTATGATGATTGGGCGTCATAGCAGGCGCCCTTGTTTTCGAGGCTAACTGTGGGTCTGCGCTTAGCCATCGACCTAAACAATCAAACTTCGTTTGATAGCAAAGACTATACAGACTCAATTTATCTCTAGGCTAAGAGTTCTCTTGCTGCAACAGTGGTTCCAATGGCCTGCGGCCAGCGCATGTGCAGACACTGCCGTGACACGCTATAAATACATCCCTGTAGACACGGCCATGACGTCCATGTCATGGACGGTCACGGCCGTGTCTACACTGAGTTAGAAAAGCATAACCTTTGGAATTTGAAGTTATGACTAAAGACCTAACTCGTTTCTGGACAGAAATTAGTAAGAGGAAGGAGTCTAAATCTGGGTCGTAGGATTAGGAAAAGTATGGTAATCAAATAAAGTTTACCCTGACCCCACATATCTCAAGTCTTCAAAACTTCGGTCATTCGAGGCGACCCAGATAGTTCCAATAATGATC
Protein-coding sequences here:
- a CDS encoding AraC family transcriptional regulator: MNSTSYTTIAAWSLAVARALSVSQIEPKSLFHRVGLDLDALEAQPSGRVDIDKMTRLWQAAEQASASDAFGLTVGQYAFPMHFHALGQLMMSSDSLAQAFEALPEYSALVSNSGQIRLQRTPQWLGFTISPLNGVEISELAIDAFFSSLMQQGKQMVGHRQFVRRVELMRGAPKSIQPWQDCFGCPVVMKAADNCMWMDRSMLEQSALTKDPLLAESNELAVRQYLDNMRALSWRQKTSQGIHASLLNKEPTAAKIAQMYNISERSLGRYLQLEGTGFRELLKLKRQELAHHYLVNTDMPINTLSDILGYSSVSNFTRSFKSWQGSSPSQYRQKSRTFTG
- a CDS encoding alkyl/aryl-sulfatase, translated to MLIKTKRQPLKPYLVGGVTALLLLGCQPETTSPKLSSSVADSAGFTPASPHTIEANQRLLSQLPFDDIQDFEDANRGFIARMPELKVRGTNGDIIWDRTAYDFIEGDAPKSVNPSLWRQASLNNIDGLFEVTKGVYQLRGFDLANMTVIEGEKGWIIVDPLTTAETAKLAFEFLNKTLGPRPVSAIIFTHSHMDHFGGALGLLTEGEVFSEAVDIIAPAGFMHEATSENVTAGTAMSRRAMYMYGKQLPRSERGHIDSGLGKEPAFGQFGILNPTLVVEQDSSMMIDGVPFEFQIVSGSEAPAEFTFYLPEQQAYCGAELVSKNMHNLYTLRGAKVRDALTWSRAIDEALMAERDTKVYFGSHHWPIWGQERVNDFLAKQRDTYKYIHDQAVRMLNAGLTPAEIAEQIKMPPSLSNTFASRGYYGTAKHNAKAVYQAYLGWYDANPVNLDPLPATATAIKYVELMGGADKVIAATQMAVDSGEYRWAAELINHLVVSDANNDEAKALLAHIYDQLGYQAESAPWRDVYLTAAYELRHGSPEKGIDLASMKQILLQSPVDNFMQSMATRVIGPEVFGEEFVLNIHFTDLNKNYVLSLNNAVLHHKLAPKSDKANATLNISHELFVDLIIGNAGVKEVLFSDELEIEGSKLDLVSFFSSLDKPKGVFNIVTP